One Cellulomonas taurus genomic region harbors:
- a CDS encoding nitroreductase family deazaflavin-dependent oxidoreductase: MPIARGMIRINTRFINPLMLRLAGTGSIVDLEHIGRRTGTVRHTPIMAFRQEDVVTIALTYGPGVAWLANVRAAGGCRMRMGGTILRLGAPRTLDPDEGSARMPQPQRTLLRWPIRCRDYVELPVLRTPSAASSPGE; the protein is encoded by the coding sequence ATGCCGATCGCCCGCGGGATGATTCGCATCAACACGAGGTTCATCAACCCGCTCATGCTGCGGCTTGCCGGAACCGGGTCGATCGTCGATCTGGAGCACATCGGCAGGCGGACCGGAACGGTCCGGCACACGCCGATCATGGCATTCCGCCAGGAGGACGTGGTGACGATCGCTTTGACCTACGGCCCGGGCGTCGCATGGCTGGCGAATGTCCGGGCCGCGGGCGGCTGCCGCATGCGCATGGGCGGCACGATCCTTCGGCTCGGGGCTCCGCGGACGCTCGACCCCGACGAGGGATCGGCCCGGATGCCGCAGCCCCAGCGGACACTGCTGCGGTGGCCCATCCGGTGCCGCGACTACGTGGAGCTGCCCGTTCTCCGGACGCCCTCGGCTGCGAGTTCTCCCGGGGAGTGA
- a CDS encoding DEAD/DEAH box helicase — MARAAQRGSGRARTGNSGAQRRRPRSEQGLIPVLADVARDVDRAVQRPPTRSTVRTKFQVVALLVREERARVMADAELSSAKRTEELKRLDGVATMLAKTAARDTSLLELLAEDARVTEAARELKVTLMRDAGLDVPDEPEPEPAATPVATIPMTPTHAVPPSVLARQRSNPFLPPDFEAAAEKIAGKPRRLAGWELLEPLFRSFERAATGAPACMELPEPGRVSAPLGRNLMPHQAQVVEATARGHRTFLLADEPGLGKTAQALLAAQAANAYPLLVVVPNVVKTNWAHEVGLWTPQRRVTVVHGDGEKVDGFADVVVVNYEILDRHVGWLGNFGFRGMVVDEAHFIKNKSSQRSQHVLALSERIRDRASRPLMMALTGTPLINDIEDFRAIWQFLGWIDDVKPLGRLMAALEDSGLTPADPGFYSAARSAVIDMGIVRRRKVDVVADIPARRVADLPVELDGAVARSIKAAEAALAERLVGRYRAALAATGHDTSIGAEVDHELARRVAAGELKDSSSKTGGENVFTMVRRIGQAKAGLAADYAAQLARNVGKVVFFARHVDVMDAAEKHFADRGIRYSSIRGDQTTRVRDKNIKAFVEDPEVSIVVCSLMAAGVGLNLQVASNLVLAELSWTDAEQTQAIDRIHRIGQDEPVTAWRIIAAQTIDSKIAELIDSKSALAARALDGADEEDGASSTDVQLEALVALLVDALAAERGA, encoded by the coding sequence GTGGCCCGAGCAGCCCAGCGCGGATCCGGTCGCGCGCGCACCGGTAACAGTGGTGCCCAGCGCCGACGGCCTCGGTCCGAGCAGGGTCTGATCCCGGTGCTGGCGGATGTCGCCCGGGACGTCGACCGCGCGGTGCAGCGTCCGCCGACCCGGTCGACGGTGCGGACCAAGTTCCAGGTGGTCGCGTTGCTGGTCCGCGAGGAGCGGGCCCGGGTCATGGCGGACGCCGAGCTGTCCTCCGCCAAGCGCACCGAGGAGTTGAAGCGGCTGGACGGCGTGGCGACGATGCTGGCCAAGACCGCCGCGCGGGACACCTCGCTGCTGGAGCTGCTCGCAGAGGACGCCCGGGTCACCGAGGCGGCGCGGGAGCTGAAGGTGACCCTGATGCGGGACGCCGGCCTGGACGTGCCGGACGAACCGGAGCCCGAGCCCGCCGCGACCCCGGTCGCGACCATCCCGATGACGCCCACCCACGCGGTGCCGCCGTCGGTGCTGGCCCGGCAGCGGTCGAACCCGTTCCTGCCGCCGGACTTCGAGGCGGCGGCGGAGAAGATCGCCGGCAAGCCGCGGCGGTTGGCCGGTTGGGAGCTGCTGGAGCCGCTGTTCCGGTCCTTCGAGCGCGCGGCGACCGGCGCACCGGCATGCATGGAGCTGCCGGAGCCGGGCCGGGTGTCGGCGCCGCTCGGCCGGAATCTGATGCCGCACCAGGCGCAGGTGGTCGAGGCGACCGCCCGCGGGCACCGGACCTTCCTGCTCGCCGACGAGCCGGGTCTGGGCAAGACGGCACAGGCACTGCTCGCAGCGCAGGCGGCGAACGCCTACCCGCTGCTGGTCGTGGTGCCGAATGTGGTCAAGACCAACTGGGCGCACGAGGTCGGCCTGTGGACGCCGCAGCGCCGGGTCACCGTGGTGCACGGCGACGGGGAGAAGGTCGACGGCTTCGCCGATGTCGTGGTGGTCAACTACGAGATCCTGGACCGGCACGTCGGCTGGCTGGGCAACTTCGGCTTCCGCGGGATGGTCGTCGACGAGGCGCACTTCATCAAGAACAAGTCCTCGCAGCGCTCCCAGCACGTGCTGGCGCTGTCCGAGCGGATCCGGGACCGGGCCTCGCGGCCGCTGATGATGGCGCTGACCGGCACCCCGCTGATCAACGACATCGAGGACTTCCGGGCGATCTGGCAGTTCCTGGGTTGGATCGACGACGTCAAGCCGCTGGGTCGCCTGATGGCGGCGCTGGAGGACTCCGGCCTGACCCCGGCCGACCCTGGCTTCTACTCCGCTGCCCGATCGGCGGTGATCGACATGGGGATCGTGCGCCGGCGCAAGGTGGACGTGGTCGCCGACATCCCGGCCCGCCGGGTCGCGGACCTGCCGGTGGAGCTGGACGGGGCGGTGGCGCGGTCGATCAAGGCGGCGGAGGCGGCGCTGGCCGAACGACTGGTCGGCCGCTACCGGGCGGCGCTCGCCGCCACCGGTCACGACACGTCCATCGGCGCCGAGGTCGATCACGAGCTGGCGCGTCGGGTGGCCGCGGGCGAGCTGAAGGACTCCAGCTCCAAGACCGGCGGCGAGAACGTCTTCACGATGGTGCGCCGGATCGGTCAGGCCAAGGCGGGGCTGGCGGCGGACTATGCGGCACAGCTGGCCCGGAACGTCGGCAAGGTGGTGTTCTTCGCGCGGCACGTCGACGTGATGGACGCGGCCGAGAAGCACTTCGCGGACCGGGGGATCCGGTACAGCTCGATCCGTGGCGACCAGACCACGCGGGTGCGGGACAAGAACATCAAGGCCTTCGTCGAGGACCCCGAGGTCTCGATCGTGGTCTGTTCGCTGATGGCCGCCGGGGTCGGGCTGAATCTGCAGGTGGCGTCCAACCTGGTGTTGGCGGAGCTGTCCTGGACGGATGCCGAGCAGACCCAGGCGATCGACCGGATCCACCGGATCGGGCAGGACGAGCCGGTGACCGCCTGGCGGATCATCGCCGCGCAGACCATCGACTCCAAGATCGCCGAGCTGATCGACAGCAAGTCGGCACTGGCGGCCCGTGCGCTGGACGGTGCCGACGAGGAGGACGGCGCCTCGTCCACCGATGTGCAGCTCGAGGCGTTGGTCGCCCTGTTGGTGGATGCCCTCGCCGCTGAGCGTGGAGCCTGA